The Penicillium digitatum chromosome 6, complete sequence genome has a window encoding:
- a CDS encoding nineteen complex-related protein 2-domain-containing protein: MSSKFVNRRKPRKIGVDDEQEDGGSASEPVVRRPAAFRPKQNSKLQLSFGPETSMNDGDQESEVVLPKRHGLGRKTMERSAGQLPLIYSEKLSARVGQDQDRPTYSHDYLKELRDSTPSTPKTTTDDETSKAVDVAAKFGEIMTVPKQEHIPSEAEIREKKARRARLAMEHGAADEFISLDVNNAANTDNWDAIVRGDKEVEEDTRLVRDDEDFAEGFEEFFTEDGKMALGRKAEREKKRKDRELMRDLIEDAEGISDEDDSDLEEKAAYEAAQVHAAMGHGKSAGIDRPKTPPKVTSLPRLASSFERLRTSLASMEVSKTLMISRMEELRQEKADIAIREVEIQAMIKEAGDNYERLKKEAADASNAKLDGSSGAIEMSRGLESIGAPVPVPIRDASMSDSSDSSFEDSS; this comes from the exons ATGAGCTCTAAATTTGTCAATCGCAGAAAGCCCCGCAAGATTGGCGTGGATGACGAGCAGGAAGATGGAGGCTCTGCGTCAG AGCCAGTCGTTAGGCGCCCCGCTGCTTTTAGGCCGAAGCAAAATTCTAAGTTGCAGTTATCCTTTGGCCCCGAGACGTCAATGAATGATGGAGACCAAGAGAGCGAAGTGGTCCTACCGAAACGCCACGGTCTGGGTCGAAAGACAATGGAAAGGAGTGCCGGTCAGCTTCCTTTAATTTATTCTGAAAAGCTTTCCGCGCGAGTCGGCCAGGACCAGGACCGGCCTACCTATAGTCATGACTACTTGAAGGAACTTCGTGATTCTACGCCCTCAACACCGAAGACAACTACCGACGACGAAACCAGCAAGGCTGTTGACGTTGCAGCTAAATTTGGGGAGATTATGACTGTTCCAAAACAGGAACACATCCCCAGCGAAGCCGAGATTCGAGAGAAAAAGGCCCGACGCGCACGCCTGGCTATGGAACACGGTGCGGCGGACGAATTTATTTCATTGGACGTTAACAACGCAGCCAATACCGATAACTGGGATGCGATTGTACGTGGAGACAAAGAAGTCGAAGAGGATACAAGACTGGTTCGGGACGACGAAGACTTTGCGGAAGGGTTTGAGGAGTTTTTCACGGAGGATGGCAAGATGGCTCTTGGGCGAAAGGCAGAGCGTGAGAAGAAGCGGAAAGACCGTGAACTAATGCGTGATCTTATTGAGGATGCCGAGGGCAtctccgatgaagacgattCTGACTTGGAGGAAAAGGCTGCTTATGAAGCTGCCCAGGTTCATGCGGCCATGGGTCATGGCAAGTCAGCCGGTATTGATCGTCCGAAAACTCCTCCCAAAGTGACATCTCTTCCACGACTGGCAAGCAGTTTTGAAAGGTTGCGCACGTCTCTGGCATCTATGGAAGTGTCGAAAACACTAATGATCAGCCGGATGGAGGAATTGAGACAGGAGAAGGCAGATATCGCAATTCGTGAGGTGGAGATCCAGGCAATGATCAAAGAAGCTGGCGACAACTATGAGCGACTCAAGAAGGAAGCTGCTGATGCTTCGAATGCAAAGCTTGATGGGTCCAGTGGGGCTATAGAGATGTCCCGAGGGCTGGAAAGCATCGGTGCCCCTGTGCCTGTCCCAATAAGAGATGCCTCAATGTCGGATTCCTCGGATTCCAGCTTCGAGGATTCTTCATAG